The window ctgaaaatctttggattttggtcagttagtcagacaaaacaagacatctgaggACAGGGCAGCCATTGTATTCTGGGAGGAATTACATTAAATCATTCATTAATAAATctggaaaaataatcaacatatTAATCATGAAAACAACCATTTGCTGCAGCCGCCACATTAGCAGTTTTAAGAAGCTCTCATGCATATTGCAAGCCCAAATGAGATTCGGCCGTGTAATTAATTTTCAGTGGTCTCCtttgagtttcactttttgttcGTTAGTGTCACTTTGTGGTACAAGCACACGTGCGAGTGTCTGCTGGAGGGGATGAAAGGGGGCTGACGTCAGGCTTAGTTGGCATGCCAACTCAGAGAATGGAGCTCACATCTGAAAAACTGAGCAGCCGAGGTGGTCTTAGTGAAGGGAGATGAAGGCCaggcaacttttttttcttatgataTCCACATTTCTACATATGTGCCAATACACCACCTGAACCTACAAGTTATTAACCTCACCGACCAACAATATTGATACCGATTTAGAAACCGATAAATGATTAAACTCATTGCaaactgcattttaattttacatgatatcaagaaaaaaaaacaaaatcatgcaGCTACAGTTCCCCCTTCAAGGACAAAAAGGTGAGAATAAAGGTGACAAAGAACCACAGTGGGGAAGTCTGGCTACACAAtgccatggtaacattggtgGGGGTAACCCAGGAAACCACCGTCGTCATGGAGACTGCATCACAAGGCGTGAGCAGGGAGGCAGGACGTGCTGCACGTTCTCCCTCCTTTCATCCACTCTGTTTTCATCCTGTCATTACgtgaactctctctctctcactcacacacacacacacacacacacacacacacacacacacacacacacacacacacacacacacacacacacacacacacacacacatacacacacacacaatttatatgtttcctcgctctctctctttggacCAAATTTGAAAAGATATAAATAATTATCCAAAAGGCCATAATGACATTTAGAGTCGGGATCACTTCATGTTCGTTTTATTTAATATAGGCTTTATAGGCAGTtctgaataaaaatacaatttgacGTAAAGCTCGACTTATAGTTTATGATAAGCGTCTCCATCTACACCACTCTGCGGTTTATTACCTGAATAATAATCAGCACAAGACTCAAGAGTCCATATCTCCACAGGTTATGATATTAAATATGACCTAAACAGGCATTTGGCTATGTAAAAATGACCAGAGTCTATTCTTTACATTACTGGACTATGAAACTTTTCTCTCCACGAAGCACGAGACGTCGTTTTTGACTGACGCATACATACAACATAGTAGACTATAAGCTACACGTGTATCCCAATCATGAACACCGACAACTTCCGCATTATAACATCAAGATATGTAGGCATCATGTGGCAATATACACTGAGAAATATCTGTTTTAACAAGCCGCTTACTTCTTCATTaaatgtagtttgtttttttatatcgACAACAGCTTGGATCGCATATGGATGAATACTCTTCCAGTGCAAGTGTTTGTGCGTCACATTAATACTTCTCCATCTCTTTGAAATACTCGAAACACATGAATCTACACTGGAGACGAGCAGAATGATAATTTCCCATTTGcgtaaatgaaaaaataaataaataaattacttgTTAAAACGGACATTTCCACAGCGTTCATCCACAGATATGGACTGACACATTACGATCGgctatataaaaaaataatattaaagctACAGTGTGTTCATGCTCCAGAAAATGATCCGCTCTGGCTTCATTTACACGTCTGTGAAGATCTTCTTGATGTTCACGCAGTTCTGGTTGTTCTCGGTGGTGAAGTTGGGCTGTTTGAACGCGCTGTTGTTGCCCTCCTCTATCACCATGTACTCCGACTTGCTGAGGGACGAGGAGCTGCATGacctcctcagctcctctgaGGGGAGGTGCTCACAGCTGCCCGTGTTCGCGTACTGTGAGTGCtcctctccgtctgtctccCTGTGGTAAAAGTAGTTGAAATTGGACACAATCACAGGCACGGGTAAGGCAATGGTCAGCACGCCTGCTATTGCGCACAGCGACCCCACTATTTTCCCACCAATGGTCACCGGATGCATGTCCCCGTATCCGACTGTGGTCATGGTGACAACTGCCCACCAAAACGCATCTGGGATGCTGGTGAAGCTGGACGAGGGGTCGTCTGCTTCTGCAAAGTAAACCGCGCTGGAGAAGAGAATAACTCCGATGAAAAGGAAGAATATAAGCAAACCGAGCTCCCTCATGCTGGCCTTGAGGGTCTGCCCCAGAATCTGAAGTCCCTTTGAGTGGCGTGACAGCTTAAAAATGCGAAAGACTCTCACCAGTCTGATCACCCTCAGGATGGCGAGGGACATCGCTTGCTGGCCGCCGTTGGTTTGCCTCTCCGCCAGCTCTGTCCCCAAAGTGATGAAGTAGGGGATGATGGCGACAATGTCAATGATattcatgatgtttttggagAAGCAAGTTTTGCTGGGGCAGGCGAAAAATCTGACCAGCAACTCGAAAGAGAACCATATGATGCACAGTGTCTCTATCACAAAGAAGGGGTCTGTGAACGGGCTGGGCACGTAGGGAGCAGTGCCGTTGACCGCGGGTGCCACCGTGGCTTGGTCTCTCTCATCCCGAAATTCCGGGAGAGTCTCCATGCAGAAAATGAcaatagaaattaaaataacaagCACTGAAACGATGGCTATCCCTCTCGCTGGTCCCGAGCTTTCAGGATACTCAAACAAAAGCCAAACCTGCTTTTGGAAATCATTTTTGGGCAGCACGCGCTCCTCTTCTTTTATAAACCCTTCGTCCTCTCGGAATTTCTCCATGGCCTCATCACCCAGTTGATAAAACTTCATCTCCTCGGAGAAAATATCAATAGGGACGTTAACAGGTCTCCGGATGCGCCCACCTGACTGGTAGTAGTACAGGATGGCATCAAAGCTCGGTCTGTTCCTGTCGAAGAAGTACTCGTTCCTCAGTGGGTCAAAGTAGCGCATCCTTTTCCTGGGGTCCCCCAGCAGCGTGTCTGGGAACTGGTTGAAAGTTTTAAGTTGCGTCTCGAAACGCAAG is drawn from Seriola aureovittata isolate HTS-2021-v1 ecotype China chromosome 2, ASM2101889v1, whole genome shotgun sequence and contains these coding sequences:
- the kcna3a gene encoding potassium voltage-gated channel subfamily A member 3 produces the protein MDEQTSSVIHSPSSARHRGSNASDSRGYVEVERGVMTVENMLEESAVLSAPHLSVDRYERGRQGCCERVVINISGLRFETQLKTFNQFPDTLLGDPRKRMRYFDPLRNEYFFDRNRPSFDAILYYYQSGGRIRRPVNVPIDIFSEEMKFYQLGDEAMEKFREDEGFIKEEERVLPKNDFQKQVWLLFEYPESSGPARGIAIVSVLVILISIVIFCMETLPEFRDERDQATVAPAVNGTAPYVPSPFTDPFFVIETLCIIWFSFELLVRFFACPSKTCFSKNIMNIIDIVAIIPYFITLGTELAERQTNGGQQAMSLAILRVIRLVRVFRIFKLSRHSKGLQILGQTLKASMRELGLLIFFLFIGVILFSSAVYFAEADDPSSSFTSIPDAFWWAVVTMTTVGYGDMHPVTIGGKIVGSLCAIAGVLTIALPVPVIVSNFNYFYHRETDGEEHSQYANTGSCEHLPSEELRRSCSSSSLSKSEYMVIEEGNNSAFKQPNFTTENNQNCVNIKKIFTDV